The genomic DNA TGACCGCGCTGGTGGTCTGGTACCGGATCCTCACCCCGATCCGCCTCAACATGCGGCACCGGATGCGGGTCGAGGCGGTCATCGAGGAGACGCCCGGCATCGTGTCGGTGCTGATCGGCGGGCGCAAGCTGCACCGGATGGGCGCGGAGGCCGGGCAGTTCTTCCGGTGGCGGTTCCTCGCACCGGGGATGCGGTTCAGCTCGCACCCGTACTCGCTGTCGGCGGCGCCCCGCCCGAACATGCTGCGGATCACGGTCAAGGCGATCGGCGACCACAGCGCCCGGCTGCGCGAACTGCGGCCCGGCACCAGGGTGTGGGCCGAGGGCCCCTACGGCGCGCTGACCTCGCAGCGGCGCACCCGCGGCAAGGTGCTGCTGGTCGCGGGCGGCGTCGGCATCACGCCGATGCGGGCGCTGTTCGAGACGCTGCCCGGTGCGGCCGGTGACATCACGCTGCTCTACCGGGCCAACACCACTCAGGACCTCGCGCTGTGGGACGAGTTGGCGAAGATCGCCGACGAGCGCGGCGCCCGGCTGATGTACGCGGTCAACAGCCCCGACGGGGAGCGCCCCGACATCTCGGCGGACTCCCTGCGCCGCAAGCTGCCCGACATCGACAACCACGACGTCTTCATGTGCGGGCCGCCCGGCTTCGCGCAGTCGGTCTACGAAGCACTGCGCGGCGCGGGGGTCCCCGCCCGCCGTATCCATCACGAGTCGTTCGAGATGTGAGCGACGGGAGTCAGGAGCAATGAAGAAGAGCCACCCCATCCGGCGTGTTCTGCTCGCGAGCGCCGCCACCGTGTCCGGGATCGTTCTGCTGCTCTCCCTGAAGCCGGCGACCGACTCCTCCTCGGCGTCCGCGCAGGGAGCGGCCCAGGGGGCCGCCGCCGCGCAGGAGTCGCCCCAGGGCGGTGCCGCGGCGGCCGGGACCTCGACGGTCACGGGCGCCGTCGCCCAGACCCAGTACGGGGTCGTCCAGGTACGGCTGACGGTCGCCAACGGCAAGATCACCAAGGCCGAGGCCGTCCAGGCGCCCAAGGGCGGCACCAGCGACCAGAAGACCGCGCTGTCCGTGCCCAAGCTCAACCAGGAGGTCGTCGCCACGCAGAGCGCGGACATCACGTCCGTGTCCGGGGCGACGTACACCAGCGGCGGGTACAAGCAGTCGTTGCAGTCGGCCATCGACAAGATGAAGGCCGCCGGCGCCAACACGGCCGCCCCGTCCCAGAGTTCGGCCGCCGGGTCGGGCCAGGCCGCGCAGGCCAAGACCGTCACCGGTGACGTCGTGACGACCGAGTACGGGCCGGTCCAGGTCCGGATCACGGTCGCGGGCGGCAAGATCACCAAGGCCGATGCCGTGCAGGCCCCGAGCGGCGGGACCAGCGACCAGAAGACGGCGCTGGCGATCCCCAAGCTCAACCAGGAGGCCGTCGCGGCGGGCAGCGCGAACATCGACTCCGTGTCGGGTGCGTCGTACACGAGCGGCGGTTACAAGAAGTCCCTGCAGTCGGCGCTGGACAAGGCCGGTGGCTGACACGGTGACCGATCCCGCGGAGGCTCCCGCCGTGTTGCGGCACGCCGAGGAGGTCATGGGGACGGTGTTCTCCTTCGACATCCGCGGCGGGGAGCCGGAGGCCGTCCGGACCGCGCTGGACCAGGCGGTCGCCCAACTGCACCGCGTCAACGAGGTGTTCAGCACCTACCGCGACGACAGCCAGGTCTCCCGGCTGGCCCGCGGCGAGCTGACCGTGGCCGAGTGCGACGCCGAGGTCGCCGAGGTGCTGGAGCTGGGCGCCGAGGCGGAGCGGGTGAGCGCCGGCTGGTTCAGCACGACGTACGAGGGACGGCTCGACCCGACCGGCATCGTGAAGGGCTGGGCCGCCGAGCGGGCGGCCGAGCTGATCACGGCGGCGGCCGGGGTGAGCGGGGTCAGCGTGAACGGCGGCGGTGACGTCCAGATGTTCGGCACCCCGGGAGCCCACCGGCCCTGGCGGGTCGGCGTGTCCGATCCGCTCCGCCCGGGCGGTCTCGCGGCCGTGATCTCCGCGGCGGGCGCCGACGAACTGGCCGTGGCCACCTCCGGTACGGCCGAGCGCGGGGCGCACATCGTGGACCCCTCCACCGGCAAGTCCGCGGTGACCGACCTGGTCGCCGTCACCGTCGTGGCCCCCCGGCTGACCTGGGCCGACTGCTGGGCCACGGCCGCGTTCGCGATGGGTTCGCGGGAGGGCCTGGCCTGGCTGGAATCGCTCCCGGACGTGGAAGCCCTGCTCATCACGGCAGGCGACGAGGTCCGCTGCACGGGCGGACTGGCGTCCCGCCTGGGCTAGGGAACCCCCATGCGAGTCGGGGGCGCACCGGAGTGGTCCTCCGGTGCGCCCCCGACTCGTGGTTCTACGGTCGTACGGGTACGTCAGTGGTCGTTCTGCGCCAGCCGCAGCAGATGGTCCGCGAGGGCCTGTCCACCGAGCGGGTCCCGGCTGATCAGCAGGAGCGTGTCGTCGCCGGCGATGGTGCCGAGGATGTCCTGGAGTTCCGCCTGGTCGATCGCCGAGGCGAGGAACTGGGCGGCGCCCGGCGGGGTGCGCAGGACCACGAGGTTGGCGGAGGCCTCGGCGGAGATCAGCAGCTCGGAGGAGAGCCGCCGCATCCGCTCCTCCTTCGCCGACTCCCCCAGCGGCACGCGCGGGGTGCGAAAGCCGCCCTCGCTCGGGACCGCGTAGATGAGGTCGCCGTCGTTGTTGCGGATCTTCACCGCGTTCAGCTCGTCCAGGTCCCGGGAGAGCGTCGCCTGGGTGACGCTCAGCCCGTCGTCGGCCAGCAGCTTCGCCAACTGGCTCTGGGAACGCACCGGTTGCCGGTTGAGGATGTCCACGATCCGCCGGTGGCGGGCGGTGCGGGTCTGCGGCACGGCCGGCCCCGCCGACTGTTCGTGCTCCTGCGCCTGACTCATCGTCGACTCATTCTCCGGATCATCCGTCCCCCTTGGCCACGTCCAGGACACCGGGCAGCGCCCGGAGGAACGCGTCCGTGTCGTCGTCGCCGAGGTTCAGCGGCGGCATCAGCCGTACGACATCGGGAGCGGGCGCGTTGACCAGGAAACCGGCGTCCTGAGCCGCCTGTTGCGCCTGGGGCGCGAGCGGCTCGGTGAGCACGATACCCAGGAGGAGGCCCGCACCCCGGACATAATCGATCAGCGGGTGGCCCAGCGACTCGATCCCGTCGCGCAACTTCTCGCTCTGCCGCTTGACGTTCTCCAGCAACCCCTCGTTCGCGATGGTGTCGAGGACGGCGAGTCCGGCGGCGCAGGCGACGGGGTTGCCGCCGAACGTCGTGCCGTGCTGGCCGGGCTGGAGCAGGTCGGCCGCGCGTCCGAAGGCGACGGTGGCGCCGAGCGGCAGTCCGCCGCCGAGTCCCTTCGCGAGGGTCACGACATCGGGGAGCACGCCTTCGTGGGCCTGGTACTCGAACCAGTGCCCGGTACGGCCGACTCCGGTCTGCACCTCGTCCAGGACCAGCAGCGCGCCGTGCGCGGCGGTGATCGCGCGGGCCGCCTTCAGATAACCGGCGGGCGGTACGACGACCCCGTTCTCGCCCTGGATCGGCTCGATGATGACGAGCGCGGTGTCGTCGGTGACGGCGGCCGCGAGGGCCTGCGCGTCGCCGTACGGGACGTGCGTGACATCGCCGGGCAGCGGCAGGAACGGCTCCTGCTTGGCGGGCTGGCCGGTGAGGGCGAGGGAGCCCATCGTCCGGCCGTGGAAGCCGCCTTGGGTGGCGACCATGTGCTGACGGCCCGTCAACCGGCCGATCTTGAAGGCGCCTTCGTTGGCCTCGGCGCCGGAGTTGCAGAAGAAGACCTTGCCGTCCCGGCCGAAGCGCTCAAGCAGCCGCTCGGCGAGGGCGACGGGCGGTTCGGCGATGAACAGGTTGGAGACATGGCCGAGTTCGGCGATCTGCTTGCTGACGGCCTCGACGATCGCCGGGTGGGCGTGCCCGAGCGCGTTGACCGCGATACCGCCGACGAAGTCGGTGTACTCGTTGCCCTCGGCGTCCCAGAGCTTGGCGCCCGCGCCGCGGACGAGGGGGAGCTTCGGGGTGCCGTAGTTGTTCATGAGCGATCCCTGCCAGCGCTGGGTCAGCTCCGCATTCGTCACGGTCCCGGTCATACGGCATCCCCCTGCTTCTTGCCGGCCTTCTTGGCGGACTTCTTCTTGGCGGGCTTCGGGTCGGGCAGCTCGTCCGGCACGACCATCGTGCCGATGCCCTCGTCGGTGAAGATCTCCAGCAGGATCGAGTGCTGGACCCGGCCGTCGATGACGCGGGCGGTGGTCACGCCGTTGCGCACGGCGTGCAGACAGCCCTCCATCTTCGGCACCATCCCGGAGCTCAACTCCGGGAGCAGCTTCTCCAGTTGGGAGGCGGTGAGGCGGCTGATCACCTCGTCGCTGTTGGGCCAGTCCTCGTAGAGACCCTCGACGTCCGTGAGGACCATGAGGGTTTCGGCCCCCAGCGCAGCAGCGAGTGCCGCAGCCGCCGTATCGGCATTGACGTTGTAGACATGTCCGTCGTCCTCGCTCCTCGCGATCGACGAGACGACCGGGATACGGCCGTCGGCGAGCAGTGCCTCGATCGCGCCGGTGTCGATCGCGGTGATCTCGCCCACCCGCCCGATGTCGACCAACTCCCCGTCGATCTCGGGCAGATGCTTGGTGGCGGTGATGGTGTGCGCGTCCTCGCCGGTCAACCCGACGGCGAGCGGCCCGTGTTGGTTGAGCAGCCCGACCAACTCGCGCTGCACCTGCCCCGCGAGCACCATCCGTACGACGTCCATGGCGTCCTCGGTGGTGACGCGCAGGCCGGCCTTGAACTCGCTGACGATGCCGTGCCGGTCGAGGGCGGCGCTGATCTGCGGGCCGCCGCCGTGCACGACGACGGGCTTGAGGCCCGCGTGGTGCAGGAACACGACGTCCTGCGCGAACGCGGCCTTCAGGTCCTCGTCGATCATGGCGTTGCCGCCGAACTTGATGACGACGGTCCTGCCGTTGTGCCGGGTCAGCCAGGGCAGCGCCTCGATGAGGATCTGTGCCTTGGGCAGCGCGGTGTGCTTGCGGGTAGTGCTCATGAGGAGTACGCGCTGTTCTCGTGGACGTAGTCGGCGGTGAGGTCGTTGGTCCAGATGGTGGCCGTCTCGGTGCCGGCGGCCAGGTCGGCGACGATGTGCACCTCGCGGTAGCGCATGTCGACCTTGTCGCGGTCCTCGCCGACTCCGCCGTTCTTGCACACCCAGACGCCGTTGATCGCCACATTGAGCTGGTCCGGCTCGAAGGCGGCCTTCGTCGTGCCGATCGCGGACAACACCCGTCCCCAGTTGGGGTCTTCGCCGTGGATCGCGCACTTGAGGAGGTTGTTGCGGGCGATGGACCGGCCCACCTCCACGGCGTCGTCCTCGCTCGCGGCGTTGACGACCTCGACCTTGATGTCCTTGCTGGCACCCTCGGCGTCGCGGATGAGCTGCTGGCCGAGGTCGTCACAGACGGCGCGGACGGCTTCGGCGAACTCGGCGTGTTCCGGGGTGACTTGGGAGGCGCCGGAGGCGAGCAGCAGCACGGTGTCGTTGGTGGACATGCAGCCGTCGGAGTCGACCCGGTCGAAGGTGGTGCGGGTGGCGGCCCGAAGTGCCGTGTCCAGTACGTCACTTTCGACGTCGGCGTCGGTGGTGAGGACGACAAGCATGGTGGCGAGGCCGGGGGCGAGCATGCCTGCGCCCTTGGCCATGCCGCCGACGGTCCAGCCGGCCTTGGTGGTCACGACGGCGGTCTTGTGCACGGAGTCCGTGGTCTTGATGGCGATGGCGGCCTTCTCGCCGCCGTGCGCGGAGAGTTGACCGGCGGCGGCCTCGACTCCCGGGAGCAGCTTGTCCATCGGGAGCAGCAGTCCGATGAGCCCGGTGGAGGCGACGGCGACCTCGGCCGCGTTCAGACCGAGCGTGTCCGCGACCTTCTCGGCGGTGGCGTGCGTGTCCTGGAAGCCCTTCGGCCCCGTACAGGCGTTGGCGCCACCGGAGTTGAGGATCACGGCGGAGACCTGGCCGCCCTTGAGCACCTGCTCGGACCACAGCACCGGCGCGGCTTTGACGCGGTTGGAGGTGAAGACGCCCGCGGCGGCGAGGCGGGGCCCGTTGTTGACCACGAGGGCCAGGTCCGGGTTGCCGTTCTCCTTGATCCCGGCGGCGATGCCCGCGGCCGTGAATCCCTGTGCTGCCGTCACACTCACGGCGCGACTCCGATCGTAGAAAGCCCGGTGGTCTCGTCGAGCCCGAGGGCGAGGTTCATGCTCTGGACGGCACCGCCCGCGGTGCCCTTGGTCAGGTTGTCGATGGCGCTGATCGCGATGATGCGGCCCGCGGCCTCGTCGTACGCGACCTGCACCTGAACGGCGTTGGAACCGTAGACGGACGCCGTCGCCGGCCACTGCCCCTCGGGGAGGAGGTACACGAACGGCTCGTCGGCGAAGGCCTTCTCGTAGGCGGCGCGCACGGACTCGCCCGTCACGCCCCGCTTGGCCTTGGCGCTGCACGTGGCGAGGATGCCGCGGGGCATCGGCGCGAGGGTGGGCGTGAAGGAGACGGTGACGGTC from Streptomyces sp. NBC_01478 includes the following:
- a CDS encoding FMN-binding protein, whose amino-acid sequence is MKKSHPIRRVLLASAATVSGIVLLLSLKPATDSSSASAQGAAQGAAAAQESPQGGAAAAGTSTVTGAVAQTQYGVVQVRLTVANGKITKAEAVQAPKGGTSDQKTALSVPKLNQEVVATQSADITSVSGATYTSGGYKQSLQSAIDKMKAAGANTAAPSQSSAAGSGQAAQAKTVTGDVVTTEYGPVQVRITVAGGKITKADAVQAPSGGTSDQKTALAIPKLNQEAVAAGSANIDSVSGASYTSGGYKKSLQSALDKAGG
- a CDS encoding FAD:protein FMN transferase, which gives rise to MADTVTDPAEAPAVLRHAEEVMGTVFSFDIRGGEPEAVRTALDQAVAQLHRVNEVFSTYRDDSQVSRLARGELTVAECDAEVAEVLELGAEAERVSAGWFSTTYEGRLDPTGIVKGWAAERAAELITAAAGVSGVSVNGGGDVQMFGTPGAHRPWRVGVSDPLRPGGLAAVISAAGADELAVATSGTAERGAHIVDPSTGKSAVTDLVAVTVVAPRLTWADCWATAAFAMGSREGLAWLESLPDVEALLITAGDEVRCTGGLASRLG
- the argB gene encoding acetylglutamate kinase, yielding MSTTRKHTALPKAQILIEALPWLTRHNGRTVVIKFGGNAMIDEDLKAAFAQDVVFLHHAGLKPVVVHGGGPQISAALDRHGIVSEFKAGLRVTTEDAMDVVRMVLAGQVQRELVGLLNQHGPLAVGLTGEDAHTITATKHLPEIDGELVDIGRVGEITAIDTGAIEALLADGRIPVVSSIARSEDDGHVYNVNADTAAAALAAALGAETLMVLTDVEGLYEDWPNSDEVISRLTASQLEKLLPELSSGMVPKMEGCLHAVRNGVTTARVIDGRVQHSILLEIFTDEGIGTMVVPDELPDPKPAKKKSAKKAGKKQGDAV
- a CDS encoding arginine repressor produces the protein MSQAQEHEQSAGPAVPQTRTARHRRIVDILNRQPVRSQSQLAKLLADDGLSVTQATLSRDLDELNAVKIRNNDGDLIYAVPSEGGFRTPRVPLGESAKEERMRRLSSELLISAEASANLVVLRTPPGAAQFLASAIDQAELQDILGTIAGDDTLLLISRDPLGGQALADHLLRLAQNDH
- a CDS encoding acetylornithine transaminase, translated to MTGTVTNAELTQRWQGSLMNNYGTPKLPLVRGAGAKLWDAEGNEYTDFVGGIAVNALGHAHPAIVEAVSKQIAELGHVSNLFIAEPPVALAERLLERFGRDGKVFFCNSGAEANEGAFKIGRLTGRQHMVATQGGFHGRTMGSLALTGQPAKQEPFLPLPGDVTHVPYGDAQALAAAVTDDTALVIIEPIQGENGVVVPPAGYLKAARAITAAHGALLVLDEVQTGVGRTGHWFEYQAHEGVLPDVVTLAKGLGGGLPLGATVAFGRAADLLQPGQHGTTFGGNPVACAAGLAVLDTIANEGLLENVKRQSEKLRDGIESLGHPLIDYVRGAGLLLGIVLTEPLAPQAQQAAQDAGFLVNAPAPDVVRLMPPLNLGDDDTDAFLRALPGVLDVAKGDG
- a CDS encoding ferredoxin reductase family protein, translated to MTTTLAGGRAARRQTMRRIRPRRSPATLLLLAVWAGAVGVLWMWWHNTPSIADQNGKILNAGRITGLLAGYLMALVVLQMARVPALERRVGSDRVARWHAMSGRYTLCLVFAHVFLIMWGYALQAGKTLGDIVQQTIDSVNQLPDMGKAAIGTGLFLLIGLSSIGAVRRRLPYDLWYHVHLLTYAAVFFTFWHQITTGNDFALTPIAKTVWYGLYGTVTALVVWYRILTPIRLNMRHRMRVEAVIEETPGIVSVLIGGRKLHRMGAEAGQFFRWRFLAPGMRFSSHPYSLSAAPRPNMLRITVKAIGDHSARLRELRPGTRVWAEGPYGALTSQRRTRGKVLLVAGGVGITPMRALFETLPGAAGDITLLYRANTTQDLALWDELAKIADERGARLMYAVNSPDGERPDISADSLRRKLPDIDNHDVFMCGPPGFAQSVYEALRGAGVPARRIHHESFEM
- the argJ gene encoding bifunctional glutamate N-acetyltransferase/amino-acid acetyltransferase ArgJ, with amino-acid sequence MSVTAAQGFTAAGIAAGIKENGNPDLALVVNNGPRLAAAGVFTSNRVKAAPVLWSEQVLKGGQVSAVILNSGGANACTGPKGFQDTHATAEKVADTLGLNAAEVAVASTGLIGLLLPMDKLLPGVEAAAGQLSAHGGEKAAIAIKTTDSVHKTAVVTTKAGWTVGGMAKGAGMLAPGLATMLVVLTTDADVESDVLDTALRAATRTTFDRVDSDGCMSTNDTVLLLASGASQVTPEHAEFAEAVRAVCDDLGQQLIRDAEGASKDIKVEVVNAASEDDAVEVGRSIARNNLLKCAIHGEDPNWGRVLSAIGTTKAAFEPDQLNVAINGVWVCKNGGVGEDRDKVDMRYREVHIVADLAAGTETATIWTNDLTADYVHENSAYSS